Below is a window of bacterium DNA.
CGCGGTGTCGGGCGCCGTCGCCCGCGAGAGTGGCACTGATGCAGGAGAGGGAGCGGCCGGGTCGCCGATGATCACGGTTTCGGGGGTGAGCAAGCGCTTCGGGCGGACGCTCGCCGTCGACGACGTCTCGTTCGAGGTCGCGCGCGGCGAGGTCCTCGGCCTGCTCGGGCCCAACGGCGCCGGCAAGACGACCACGATGCGCATCCTCGCCGGCTATCTCACGGCCGACACCGGCAGCGCGAACCTTGCCGGCTTCGACGTCGCGACCGAGCCGCTGGAAGTGCGCCGGCGCCTCGGCTACCTGCCGGAGAACAACCCGCTCTACCCCGAGATGACGGTGCGCGAGTACCTGGAGCTGGTCGCGGCCGTGCGCGCGGTGCCGCGCGGCGAGGTCCCGCAGCGAATCGGCCGTGCCGTGGAATCGTGCGCGCTGGGGCAGGTGGCCGGGCGGATCATCGGCCAGCTCTCGAAGGGCTACCGCCAGCGGGTCGGGCTGGCCGGCGCGCTGCTGCACGACCCGGAGATCCTCATCCTGGACGAGCCGACCGTCGGGCTCGACCCGACGCAGATCATCGAGATCCGCGAGCTGATCCGCGGCATCGGCCGCGAGAAGACCGTGCTGCTGAGCTCGCACATCCTCCCCGAGGTCGAGGCCACCTGCCAGCGGGTGCTCATCTTCAACGAGGGGCACCTCGTCGGCCAGGGGACGCCGGCGGAGCTGGCGGCGCAGGCGCGCGGCGCCGAGCTCGTCGAC
It encodes the following:
- a CDS encoding ATP-binding cassette domain-containing protein codes for the protein MITVSGVSKRFGRTLAVDDVSFEVARGEVLGLLGPNGAGKTTTMRILAGYLTADTGSANLAGFDVATEPLEVRRRLGYLPENNPLYPEMTVREYLELVAAVRAVPRGEVPQRIGRAVESCALGQVAGRIIGQLSKGYRQRVGLAGALLHDPEILILDEPTVGLDPTQIIEIRELIRGIGREKTVLLSSHILPEVEATCQRVLIFNEGHLVGQGTPAELAAQARGAELVD